Proteins from a single region of Pseudarthrobacter sp. NIBRBAC000502772:
- the acs gene encoding acetate--CoA ligase encodes MSQDTPGSTATAPAASVQTDQQGDAFENLLHENRTFAPSPEFAADAVVTAADYAEADAGRPAFWAKKARELLTWSKDFDQALDWSNPPFAKWFVGGEVNAAYNALDRHVENGLGDRVAIYFEGEPGDSRTYTYAQLTEEVKKAANAFESLGVGKGDRVAVYLPMIPEAVITLLACARIGAVHSVVFGGFSADALRSRIEDAEAKLVVTADGTYRRGKPSALKTAVDEALSVDGHTVQNVVVVKRNGQNVNWHEGRDHWWADTVELASAEHKAVGHDSEHPLFILYTSGTTGKPKGILHTTGGYLTQGAYTHKAVFDLHPETDVFWCTADVGWVTGHTYVAYAPLINGATQVMYEGTPDSPHQGRWWEIIEKYKVSILYTAPTAIRTFMKWGRDIPDKYDLTSLRVLGSVGESINPEAWMWYRDVIGGNKAPIVDTWWQTETGAQMIAPLPGVTATKPGSAQTPLPGIAVDVVDEQGESVPDGHGGFLVIREPWPAMLRGIWGDPERFKETYWSRFEGMYFAGDGAKKDEDGDIWLLGRVDDVMNISGHRLSTTEIESALVSHPSVAEAAVVGAADETTGQAVVAFVILRGDAVDKGEATIQELRNHVGKEIGPIAKPKTILVVPELPKTRSGKIVRRLLKDIAEGRESGDATTLADTTVMQQIAQSLRK; translated from the coding sequence ATGTCTCAGGACACTCCCGGCTCCACGGCCACCGCTCCCGCAGCTTCCGTGCAGACCGACCAGCAGGGCGACGCCTTTGAAAACCTGCTGCACGAAAACCGCACTTTCGCCCCCAGCCCCGAATTCGCTGCCGACGCCGTTGTCACCGCCGCTGACTATGCAGAGGCCGACGCCGGCCGCCCGGCTTTCTGGGCGAAGAAGGCCCGCGAACTGCTCACCTGGAGCAAAGACTTCGACCAGGCACTGGACTGGTCCAACCCGCCGTTCGCCAAATGGTTCGTGGGCGGCGAGGTCAACGCCGCATACAACGCGCTGGACCGCCATGTGGAGAACGGCCTCGGGGACCGGGTGGCCATCTACTTCGAGGGCGAACCCGGCGACTCCCGCACCTACACGTACGCCCAGCTCACTGAAGAGGTCAAGAAGGCCGCCAATGCCTTCGAGTCCCTCGGGGTTGGCAAGGGTGACCGGGTGGCCGTTTACCTGCCCATGATCCCGGAGGCCGTCATCACGCTGCTGGCCTGCGCCCGCATCGGTGCCGTGCACTCCGTGGTGTTCGGCGGGTTCTCCGCCGACGCCCTGCGCTCCCGGATCGAGGACGCCGAAGCCAAGCTCGTTGTCACCGCGGACGGCACGTACCGCCGCGGCAAGCCCAGCGCGCTCAAGACCGCCGTGGACGAGGCCCTTTCCGTCGATGGGCACACGGTCCAGAACGTTGTGGTGGTCAAGCGCAACGGCCAGAACGTGAACTGGCACGAAGGCCGGGACCACTGGTGGGCGGACACCGTGGAGCTGGCCTCCGCCGAGCACAAGGCGGTGGGACACGACTCCGAACACCCGCTGTTCATCCTGTACACGTCCGGCACCACGGGCAAGCCCAAGGGCATCCTGCACACCACCGGCGGCTACCTCACCCAGGGCGCCTACACCCACAAGGCCGTGTTCGACCTCCACCCCGAAACGGATGTCTTCTGGTGCACGGCCGACGTCGGCTGGGTCACCGGCCACACGTACGTCGCCTACGCCCCGCTCATCAACGGCGCCACCCAGGTAATGTACGAGGGCACCCCGGATTCCCCGCACCAGGGCCGCTGGTGGGAGATCATCGAGAAGTACAAGGTCTCCATCCTGTACACCGCCCCCACGGCCATCCGGACCTTCATGAAGTGGGGCCGGGACATCCCGGACAAGTACGACCTGACCTCCCTCCGGGTCCTCGGTTCCGTGGGCGAATCCATCAACCCGGAGGCGTGGATGTGGTACCGGGACGTCATCGGCGGCAACAAGGCACCGATCGTGGACACCTGGTGGCAGACCGAGACCGGCGCCCAGATGATCGCCCCGCTGCCCGGCGTCACCGCCACAAAGCCCGGCTCGGCGCAGACCCCGCTGCCCGGCATCGCGGTGGACGTCGTCGATGAGCAGGGCGAATCCGTGCCGGACGGCCACGGCGGCTTCCTGGTGATCCGGGAACCCTGGCCCGCCATGCTCCGCGGCATCTGGGGCGACCCCGAGCGGTTCAAAGAGACCTACTGGTCCCGCTTCGAAGGCATGTACTTCGCCGGCGACGGCGCCAAAAAGGACGAGGACGGCGACATCTGGCTCCTGGGCCGCGTGGACGACGTCATGAACATCTCCGGGCACCGGCTCTCCACCACTGAAATCGAATCCGCCCTGGTCAGCCATCCCTCTGTGGCCGAAGCCGCCGTTGTGGGCGCCGCCGACGAAACTACCGGCCAGGCCGTCGTCGCGTTCGTGATCCTGCGCGGCGACGCCGTGGACAAGGGCGAGGCCACCATCCAGGAACTCCGCAACCACGTCGGCAAGGAAATCGGGCCCATCGCCAAGCCCAAAACCATCCTCGTGGTCCCGGAACTGCCCAAAACCCGCTCCGGCAAGATCGTCCGCCGCCTCCTCAAGGACATCGCCGAAGGCCGCGAATCCGGCGACGCCACCACCCTGGCCGACACCACAGTGATGCAGCAGATCGCGCAGTCGCTCAGAAAGTAA